The Vespa velutina chromosome 9, iVesVel2.1, whole genome shotgun sequence nucleotide sequence acataaaattaaccgaagtaataaaatatgatggTAGACTATATCATACTGCTCTGTCAATGACTGAATGTAGgtttcttttatcaaaagGAATATTGTTATGAATTAACATACAGAATtacgaattttcattatttttgtaatatatgaaatttcattcaGTAAACTTAGTAATTACCAAAACTTGTATCATTGGCAGGCAGGCTCCACTTGCACATATAccgtttcaatttttcttttttctttttctttttttttctttttcttttttttaatgatcaatAACACTCCATAAAGAGTCTTATAAGATagtaaattttacatttatgacttctatttatgttaataaagTGAATGTCAtagaaaaacataattaaattgaaagtatgaaaaatgttacacAGATCTTTATATgctgttaattatttatgttaaatttaaaaaataatttagtgAAACAGAttgttatagaaaaagaatataattatctttgatatagcagaaaattgatatattgcATTATTCCGAAAATCCGTAGTgacttttaatagaaattaaaaattaatatttttatatatgcttttaactttcttcaataatatattctggaccatgtaaaatatatacagatttcattttgaaaataaattttaacttttaaaaaacTAAAAcgtaatatctattttatgtttgtaatgcatgtgtacaatatatttttcaaatataaatatattttacatatacatatattttgttatatacttcataaatggaaatatcaatattagtAGCTATTGAAAATCACTACAAGCTTTTTGAATAATTCaagatacaatatataaaaaatattgtgatgatatataaaaataatagtctAAACAGTACTTTTGTAATATCACATCTTATTCTTAGAAACTTGTGGAGACTCTTTAAAGAGAATGATCTCTTGTATCTTACGCGTTCATCGCTATTGGTGTTGAAAAGTATCCGAGATTAAATGTACACAAGGTTCCACAGTCAATGATGAACGTTGTTTGTTGCGTTTAACTTGCAAATGGAAGTGATTAAGCCGTAAATAACTCAAGAGGtgataaagcaaaaaaatggAAATCACCATTAGCGTGTTTGATTTGCCAACCTGCTGCAGCTAGCTGGGCTGTCACATCATCGTCCATGGCTGCTGTCAAAAGATCTCCATCCTCATATGTTTCAGACCCACTACTGggttcatcatcatcatcatcagaaATTCTGTCCATTGTGCCGGACTCTGCATTAGGCAGAGACACCATCTTTTTGTCTTCGTCACCCGTTTtgacttttttatatattgcaatGGCCCAACAAATGTAATTGTAGATCCTGAGATATTCTTTTACATCACCTTATCCTAGTAGAGTAAAGAAATGTTGAGTTAATATCTAAGATAAAAtgcgtagaaaagaaaataaatggatatatattaaCAGTTGGAATTACCATGATTTATATATctcaagaaataaaagataattttgatttatagttataaaataataatatcctttttataatgattaatataaaataaaatcctagagtaaatttatctttaataaataatgcttgttaataaaaataatacttattaataaaaataatgcttattatcctttttcctcaaaaaagatatatataattaacataattttgttaaacgtGTACTTTCTGTCAACAAGGAAACTTATGTGTATTATGATCTATGTAAAGAATTAACAGCTTcatagtataatttatttctatttatttgcaATACAACACATACAATAATACTTCATCACATATTAACatactaatattataacatatcatatgtgaagaaattaaaacataCACGTACAGAGAGATAACAGAGACTATAcaataacaatcataatattaataatcatgaaATATGTGCAAGTACCAGTTATCTcagtgataaaaatataaaaccaatttgaaattaatccgTTGCAATCCAAATATTAAACATcaacaaaacaaacaatatTAGTATGCAGAATTGTTTAATAAAGtgtattataacatttttagaattttgtcaaaattgttttattaacaaataaaataatataaaatagatatgtaAACCTATTATTATGActttatcaatgatattacaatttataaatctttgaaatattttatcttgataatatataagataattaaaaaaaaaaaaaagaaaaaaaaagaaagaaagaaaaaaaagaaaaattataatatattaaaaagaaaacataaagaaggaaagggacACACACCAACATACATGACAAGAATTATGAAGTTTGAAATACTAAACTTGTACGTCTATTTGCGTTGGAAcacgaaaaatcgataaagtaAACGTCATTCGTTTGAAAGTATAGAGGAACATATAACGAGAGTGGGCACacatcgatttaaaaaagagaaaggttgaattttatgatttaCATGATAAAACAGAAGTTTCTTCGATGATGATTTTCTCTacccctttttatttttctcatagaACTGCGAAAAGAATTACGATGGacaaaaagaattgaaaataattgacgAATAGCGGGAAATATTTCGCTTGGATATCTCGCGCGCATTTTAATATGAACATATGATATGAGaaaggtaaaatattttacagaaataaagagaaatatgcTATACgccttcgttattatcgatagatataagacaaaaatatatatataacgattcCTTCCGCATCCTTTTCCGAGATTCGTCATAATCGAGAGTGAAGTGCAGCGCGTTAAGTTGACAGAAGAGCGTGTCAATGAGAAGAcgtaatagaaagagagaaagaaagagagaaagagagagagagagagagagagagaaggcagACTGTTTCACATTAAGAGTACGAAATAACAAGACGCGTGTAACAGTAAGCTTAGCAGCAATGATGACAGTGGTAACGTCAAAGCAACGACACAACAAAAGCAGGAATAGTcgcagtaatagtagtagcagcaaGAGTGTGGAGTATGGAAAGAGGgtggagagaaaaataaaatagtagaaaaagaggaaaaaagagagagagagagagagagagagagagagagagaaagagagagagagagagagagagcagagaGGATGCGCCAAAAGCCGACACCGCTAAGACGGCGCGTTTATTTTGGGGGGGCAAATGAAAATGCGCAGGGCACACGCAAAAGAGAGAGCACCGTCGGGGGGGCCGTGAAGCTCATGACCGAAGAGAAGGGTATCGCGAGGAGAGTCATGGAGCAGGCCCAGTGAAAATCGCGAGTTGCGTACGCACCTTGTGTGTCCCGTGAGTGGTCACCCGGTGTTACACAGGGAGAGGGCTCAGGGCGCTTCGCGTCTGCGGGGAGACCGCCGTCGCGGGCTATAACCGcacacgctctctctctcaacaccaccaccaccaccaccaccacgcCCCACGCGAGCGATTCGAGAcggtcatcgtcgtcgtctacgtcgtcgtcgtcgtcgtctccgTCTGTCTCCGTCAACGTTGTCCTTTTCGTCGGTCGTTACGCGACTCGTGCACTGCGCGTTCCGTGACAGACTTCAAAGGCGAACTACGACGAcgagtttcttttctctctgagAAAGGGCCGCCGGACGCGCCGGATCCGGGAGAAGCCTAACTCGGCCGCGCGCGCGAAAATCTCAAAGACCCTCCTCTCCTCACCACCACCTTTCGTCCTCGCTATTACTCGCGCCTTCTTCGTCGCTCCGCGCCACAACAACGCGCACGACGACCGCCATGGACACCATGGCTAGTTTCgacggcggcggtggcggtggcggtggcagCGGCGGCGGCAGCGTCGTCGACGGACGTATCGATCGGTTGCGAGTCTGTCTCCGCTGCTGCTGCCTCCGTAGctgccgtcgtcgtcgccacCTCCACTGTCGCTTTACACGCGCCACTACGcgcttcctttctttcctatatccttcctttccttctttctttctgtcttgtTTCCTGCCTCTCAGCCTGCCTGTCTGCGTGCCCACCCGCTTTCTTTGCCCACTCGTCAGGACACACGAGCGTAATAATATGAACGTACACAtgagggagaaggaaagaacgcGCCAGCATCGAGGAGGGCGGCCATCTTGAGCGAGCCTGCGCGGTGCACTCCAAGCAGACGATGCAAAATTTACCTTTATTTCGCGAATGCGCGTTGCATCGCCATCCTCGCGCCGCGCAATGACAACTTACGTTACGTTTGATCCCGACTTTTTCGTCGACACTTACCGTTTTCTCCTTAGATTCCATGAAATGCCACTGCTGATCCTCGAAACGCGAACaccatatacatgtataagaGTCTAGAATAATGCGATTGGTTCGAAGCAATGCGATACGCGTCATGGCGGCCGTCGTACCTAACTTCTCATTGGCGCCTGAAACACGTGACtcaatttcttcatttttccctGAAACGATAGTGTCTCACTCTTTTTCCCTCTGTTGATTGTGTGATCTGTAACCTACAAATATGTTTATGCGCGTTTAAAATTTACGCATTTTACggtattattttatctacgtttattattactgtcgtcgctttttttatttcttcatacaTAACGGTGTTCGTAAATACGTATTCGTTGAAGTTCTATTGACATTGCATTGTTCTTCTAATCGAGATGTCATTCAAAGTGTGTGCATCAAAAGATGCATCATTGTTTagcttgtttttatttaaatattttgtattattgtgTGATatctgttaaatatttataacctAGCaaagtctctttttcttaatggTGCATATTGTTTGATTTTGTTTCGTGATTGAGTAATTTTTTGGtgatattttttgaaagaaacaTGTAATGCGCGCATTAAAAGGTGGAAAAAAACGAGTTGTATTCCTTTTTACACAGTCACAACTACAAATGtaacaatataaaagtatattattaaaataataattaatagctTAAATTGCTGTAaagcaattttatatatcacatCTCGGGTGGGATGAATTACAAACTAAAcacattgatatattttttttgtggCATTAACCAAttggattattaattttatccagattttatcttttttttttttaaatatttcatatttttctaaaggatatgaaatctatatttttctttctcaatgttatggaataaatatcaatagtTTTGTTAATCCAACtagttataaagataataccaCTGTTGAAAAGtatgtttcatttttaagCCCAAGGCTTATTTTTGTTACACAATTTTCCAAACCATCCGGGATCACAAAGGCACGTATTATCAGGTTGACAAGTTCCATTTCTGCAAGCTCTTGTGCAAGCTGATCGTTGCGGCGAACGTCTACCTATTTCACAATGATCGCCTTTAAAGCCAGCAGGACATCGACATACGTTATTTCCTTTACATTTACCTCCATTCAGACAAGGGATAACACATTTTGCTAAacacaaataattattagattttcAAAGTTGTAAgttatattatactaaaaCATTGAAAACAATTACTTACAAAACTCGCAATGTAAACCAAAGTAACCTTTGGGACATTCGCAAGTATCTTTTTGTACACATTTTCCaccatttaaacatttttctgaACAAATacctgaaagaaatataaatgatagatatttatatctttgaaataatgttttcatatatccttatatatatatgtgtacatctttttatattataattatgtaacaaatattatttgctGTTAATTATTTCCAGAATATTATCAacattgataaagaaaatgttgcATCTACGCCAATATGGATTACGATTATATAGCACGTCTGCTGCAACTTCAACCACTAAAGCAGGAAAACTCTTAGATTCTATTATAAGAGTGAATCATGCTGGAGAATTGGCGGCTGATAGAATATATGCAGGGCAAATGGCTATTTTGGGTATAGgaactttttgaaaaattatattgcattGTCCTGTATACAGATATTTCTTGTTTATCTATCTCAACATATGTTCCTTTAATCGTTATGTAAAACAGGCAATACTCCAAAAGGTCCGATGATTCAGCATATGTGGgatcaagagaaaaaacatCGTGCTAAATTTGAAGAATTAATTCGAAAGTATCGTGCACGACCCACTGTATTTGTACCTGTTTGGAATATAGCTGGATTTGTTCTTGGTGCTGGAACAGCATTAATGGGAGAGAAAGCAGCTATGGCGTGTACTGTAGCTGTCGAAACTGTCATTGTAGAGCATTATAATGATCAATTACGTAATTTAATGGAAACGGGTGAAGTCATAGACAAAGAATTATTAGATACGATTAAAACTTTTCGCGATGAGGAACAAGAGCATCACGATACGGGATTAGAACATGGAGCTGAACAAACTCCTTTTTATGGAATAATcacagatataataaaattcggTTGTAAAGCCgccatttctatttctaaagtagtataaattatgttaatttcAATGGtagtctatgtatatatagaagtaTTTGTTACTCCTTTAATGCCACAtgacttttattaaataaacattttttgttaatagctattattataaaattttgtataaatttgcATACCCCCTTCGCAGTAAGGTCCTTGAAATCCAGCAGGGCACGAACATACGCCGGGTGCCGTACAGTTGCCACCATTCATACAATTTGGATAACAGAGTGCTTTTTTACAATGCGGCGGACCCAAATAACCGTCAGGGCAAGGCCCTGGATTTGgttctaaaattaaaaaaaaagaagagaattgtaaatacttttttttttttttccttaaaagtTTCAATTAAAGTTATCAGTAAATCAgcaaagaacgaaaataaaaaaaacaatgaatttaCACTTCCTCATTTGAtgaaaaactttatttattttgatatataataaataaaagtagataGTAAATTAAGGAGTAACGTcacaaatatattgaatatacttACCGCGCAAGTTGCATTCTTTTCTTAAGCTAAGATGAAGCGGTGTTCCATTCAAAGGTTTACCTTTCCGCGTTTCGATCATTAAACCAATTCCAAATTGTGCTATCCCTGAATTATTTCCAGTACAAGGTAATAAAACACTAAATTCTGTAAtacacagaaaaaaaatataattattaaaaaaaaaaaaaaaaaaaaaacaaaaattataatgaacatTGTAGAATGAACATGAATTCTGATCTTTACCCTTTGCTCTTTTCGGTACTCTTCCTTGGGTTTTAATCGTGATCGACGGAGTTTTGAGAATTGATTCATCGAAAGATATCAGTCGATagaagttataataatatttttttacaccaGATTTCCATGTAAAATTTACGTACGATACTTCGCTAGGAATAATCGGTAGCTTATTTTCAAATTCTGGATCCAAAAGATATGATAAAACGATGCCCTCCGAAATGACATAGATTTCCATTTCAACacctaataaaaataatgtcgaTTTATcgtaacaatttataaaacgatatatattttatgataatgtaataaaaaaaaaactttagaTTCGAAAAAGGATCGATACTATGATGTTCTATAAGCATTGAAATCACTGATCCAATGATATAGAATATATCGCGTAATAGTATGAGTGATagtaatattgtatttaatataatatattaataatattagcaacgagcaattaaaataatataaagctTTTCTGTATACaagaataatgattaatttctaaaaaatttgttaaagtttttctctctttctctccttctctctctctctctctctctctttctctctctctctctctctctctctctctctctctctctctctctcttacatgtacatacatatatgtgaatAAACCGaccaataattaaaaagttattttaccgcagtaattttcatttcagtttacgataacaaattttgaaaaaaaaaaaaaaagatcgatgaaatataaaacaataggGACTTCCCAGcactattattaattcttcgGATAGAAAGTTTGTCTTTATTGGAAaatgtaatatgaaataataaaaatta carries:
- the LOC124951446 gene encoding protein shifted isoform X1, coding for MIMRWATAALTLAVIALFILDITTARHHHHHRSGNGHKPSSDISLWIDQQQIKMFSGVEMEIYVISEGIVLSYLLDPEFENKLPIIPSEVSYVNFTWKSGVKKYYYNFYRLISFDESILKTPSITIKTQGRVPKRAKGKDQNSCSFYNVHYNFCFFFFFFFNNYIFFLCITEFSVLLPCTGNNSGIAQFGIGLMIETRKGKPLNGTPLHLSLRKECNLREPNPGPCPDGYLGPPHCKKALCYPNCMNGGNCTAPGVCSCPAGFQGPYCEGGICSEKCLNGGKCVQKDTCECPKGYFGLHCEFSKCVIPCLNGGKCKGNNVCRCPAGFKGDHCEIGRRSPQRSACTRACRNGTCQPDNTCLCDPGWFGKLCNKNKPWA
- the LOC124951447 gene encoding 5-demethoxyubiquinone hydroxylase, mitochondrial isoform X2 — translated: MLHLRQYGLRLYSTSAATSTTKAGKLLDSIIRVNHAGELAADRIYAGQMAILGNTPKGPMIQHMWDQEKKHRAKFEELIRKYRARPTVFVPVWNIAGFVLGAGTALMGEKAAMACTVAVETVIVEHYNDQLRNLMETGEVIDKELLDTIKTFRDEEQEHHDTGLEHGAEQTPFYGIITDIIKFGCKAAISISKVV
- the LOC124951447 gene encoding 5-demethoxyubiquinone hydroxylase, mitochondrial isoform X1 encodes the protein MRALKGGKKRVVFLFTQSQLQIILSTLIKKMLHLRQYGLRLYSTSAATSTTKAGKLLDSIIRVNHAGELAADRIYAGQMAILGNTPKGPMIQHMWDQEKKHRAKFEELIRKYRARPTVFVPVWNIAGFVLGAGTALMGEKAAMACTVAVETVIVEHYNDQLRNLMETGEVIDKELLDTIKTFRDEEQEHHDTGLEHGAEQTPFYGIITDIIKFGCKAAISISKVV
- the LOC124951446 gene encoding protein shifted isoform X2, whose product is MIMRWATAALTLAVIALFILDITTARHHHHHRSGNGHKPSSDISLWIDQQQIKMFSGVEMEIYVISEGIVLSYLLDPEFENKLPIIPSEVSYVNFTWKSGVKKYYYNFYRLISFDESILKTPSITIKTQGRVPKRAKEFSVLLPCTGNNSGIAQFGIGLMIETRKGKPLNGTPLHLSLRKECNLREPNPGPCPDGYLGPPHCKKALCYPNCMNGGNCTAPGVCSCPAGFQGPYCEGGICSEKCLNGGKCVQKDTCECPKGYFGLHCEFSKCVIPCLNGGKCKGNNVCRCPAGFKGDHCEIGRRSPQRSACTRACRNGTCQPDNTCLCDPGWFGKLCNKNKPWA